In Lodderomyces elongisporus chromosome 1, complete sequence, a genomic segment contains:
- the FMP52 gene encoding Protein fmp52, mitochondrial has protein sequence MSNSLLILGSTGLVGGQVVKFAQTSKDFSKIFTVTRRKPEFANTASTTESPRIDTIVETDSSKWPQAISNLEPAPLAYISAFGTTRANAGSAEKFKEIDYGINYESAKAAKEAGAKVCVLVSSYGANAKSPFLYMKTKGELENAIIDLKFPYTIILQPGVLLGERNESKGFGNDWAVKFGKLCKGTWFAPLLQPIEASDLGRIAVEFAERGLKGEFRENVLKVSGSELTELVDDFKIV, from the coding sequence ATGAGCAACAGTTTACTTATCCTAGGATCCACTGGATTGGTTGGTGGCCAAGTTGTCAAATTTGCCCAAACCTCAAAAGATTTTTCCAAGATTTTTACTGTTACTAGAAGAAAGCCAGAGTTTGCCAACACTGCTAGTACCACCGAGTCACCACGCATTGATACCATTGTTGAGACTGACTCGTCCAAATGGCCACAAGCTATAAGTAATCTTGAACCTGCACCCTTGGCTTACATCTCTGCATTTGGTACAACTCGAGCCAATGCTGGATCGGCAGAGAAATTTAAAGAGATTGATTATGGCATCAATTACGAAAGTGCTAAAGCAGCAAAAGAAGCAGGTGCCAAGGTATGTGTTTTAGTCTCGTCTTATGGTGCCAATGCCAAGTCACCTTTTTTGTACATGAAGACAAAAGGAGAATTGGAGAATGCCATAATCGACTTGAAGTTCCCATACACGATAATTTTACAGCCTGGTGTTTTACTTGGTGAGCGAAACGAGTCAAAGGGTTTTGGTAATGATTGGGCAGTGAAGTTTGGCAAACTTTGTAAAGGAACTTGGTTTGCTCCATTATTGCAACCAATCGAAGCTAGTGATTTGGGTAGAATTGCTGTTGAGTTTGCCGAGAGAGGATTGAAAGGTGAATTTAGGGAGAATGTTTTAAAGGTTAGTGGTTCTGAGTTGACTGAGCTAGTTGATGATTTTAAAATCGTTTAA
- the ECM21 gene encoding Plasma membrane proteins endocytosis, translating into MHGSFSFDKLKSKVNPHRNPSHTENATDHSRGKIRRLSLDHDNNVRQDIIKGITPPRESSRLRSTSFSFIHGNSHNNNNNNSNNNNNSNNKNDSSAINSSSHGHLHLSRSNLRSRSRSVSTSASTSASVSASVSQSHSHAARALSPSSIFKSSKSKDLFHNESTQILSQKLLNELHDLGLQMPIPIKTLLQGSPSKSIRVYVSNSNDCIYLPPASSTSFTYEDVENGGSQQREASSFLQDTANNYSNSSGSRRSSIISISTPQSSQPSQSAQAPSLSSSNPTEVIDGTEGTKLTQPNNSLRQRMKSFSSPNYLCTKIDSENPIPHTFAVIIELTKDQTTVKDLSIKFQSVTQILWPNSDPYNRSHSKEKFEIGTMEWTTSLNNADYYIDNGTSSGESKSRVKRIAPEDLARRTREYKLVNIHEWNNSLKGNFSSEEQLAENASTESAISSHSSHSITNTNSNTNHNISSTFNNSNTNSIPETHRAGLYVFLLPVLLPEHIPASIVSINGSLMHNLSVNFNKISDKLSRRLKVNASYNLPMVRTPPNFANSIADKPIYVNRVWNDSVHYIITFPRKYVSLGSEHVVNVKLVPLVKDVIVKRIKFNVLERITYVSKNLAKEYDYDSEDPYCLHPARENKVRERVVALCELKTKSKQSTNTFCDPYKEEVIKCPENNLLFSCYEPENDIGTGTGNGKVKGAETKSSLRKKNNKDEKKTMVASPLDINIALPFLTTKADKSMMTGSTSNESYERGRSASSAASSTPGSRKASIVQENIPDGGFFNPSSPVIGALETNLTNVDEIGPHELTGPNSSSFLTDELALKHSPPENIKNGYTLKSRALYPDSNYRHIQINHRLQVCFRISKPDPKDDYKMHHYEVVVDTPLILLSSKCNEGSIQLPKYDELDISTPRHISVGDASNQYQNTITSTIVSNKKNSNNNGIIFNTPSYSNNGVTIKQWDQGSVYDNGDQLPSFEEATSTPSSPLTRTLSIAEDPLSRVPSIQLITPNEPAPAYERQPFGGQQQSLSDAGSTIDEIININSTTFPSLQPTQRRQSSIKDSLSNSFLHKSSPSSLPLNSNLISPLQSSQSPDPLSRPSAPHTIPSSSSDEVSIQSDNLSSSSINHTATETPASSSVIPDAVSVSGSSCAIESISDNEDNDVSKVVPSEINAAEEQEQEQEQEQEQEQEQEQEQEQEQEQEQEQGQGQEQESANTRISFNNKALSSRRSETSNTLISASAPDDPNATDVYEINESSDGDDDDVDDDGDDDGDDDAYDHENDATLEDDDALGNLVTQEASFSQRLPLLKQMSTDTIRTQNTSATRFATTLNDIPHNESSDDVSLYHNGIQGIRHLNI; encoded by the coding sequence ATGCATGGGAGTTTCAGCTTTGATAAGCTAAAAAGCAAAGTCAACCCACACAGAAATCCAAGTCACACCGAGAATGCAACCGATCATTCTCGAGGGAAAATTAGACGACTTAGTCTCGATCATGATAATAATGTTCGACAGGACATTATTAAGGGAATAACTCCCCCAAGAGAATCTTCAAGATTAAGATCCACTTCATTTTCCTTCATCCATGGAAACAGtcataacaataataacaataatagtaataacaataataatagcaacaacaagaacgaCTCATCAGCAATTAACTCGTCGTCACATGGACATTTACACCTCAGTCGATCAAACCTCAGATCCAGATCTAGATCGGTCTCTACTTCAGCGTCAACATCAGCCTCAGTCTCAGCCTCAGTCTCACAGTCGCATTCCCACGCAGCACGAGCGCTATCTCCATCCAGCATATTCAAATCATCGAAATCTAAAGATTTGTTTCACAATGAGTCAACCCAAATATTGCTGCAGAAATTACTCAATGAGCTACATGACTTGGGCTTGCAAATGCCAATACCAATAAAGACATTGTTGCAAGGGTCACCCTCCAAATCTATTAGAGTTTACGTGTCAAATTCAAACGATTGTATTTACCTACCCCCAGCAAGCTCTACAAGCTTTACATATGAAGATGTGGAGAATGGAGGTAGTCAACAAAGAGAAGCCAGCTCATTCTTGCAAGATACCGCTAATAATTATAGTAATAGCTCAGGTAGTCGAAGATCATCGATTATATCTATTTCAACACCGCAACTGCTGCAACCACTGCAATCAGCGCAAGCtccatcattatcatcgtCTAACCCAACAGAAGTCATTGATGGCACTGAAGGTACTAAACTCACTCAGCCAAACAACTCATTACGCCAGAGGATGAAGCTGTTTAGCTCGCCAAACTATTTGTGCACTAAAATTGATTCAGAGAATCCAATTCCACACACATTTGCCGTCATCATTGAGTTGACAAAAGACCAAACAACTGTGAAAGACTTGAGCATTAAATTTCAATCCGTGACTCAAATCTTGTGGCCGAATTCAGATCCATATAATCGCTCGcattcaaaagaaaagtttgaGATTGGAACTATGGAATGGACAACTAGCTTAAACAATGCAGATTATTACATTGATAATGGAACACTGTCAGGAGAACTGAAAAGTAGAGTAAAGAGAATAGCACCTGAAGACTTGGCCAGACGCACACGGGAATACAAACTAGTTAATATTCACGAGTGGAATAACTCGTTGAAGGGAAATTTTTCGTCTGAGGAACAATTGGCTGAGAATGCACTGACAGAATCAGCAATATCTTCACACTCATCACACTCAataacaaacacaaactcAAATACAAATCATAATATTAGTTCCACCTTTAATAATTCTAATACGAATTCAATTCCTGAAACACACCGAGCTGGTCTTtatgtgtttttgttgCCTGTATTACTTCCAGAACATATTCCCGCATCAATTGTATCTATAAATGGCAGTTTGATGCACAATTTACTGGTGAATTTCAACAAGATAAGTGATAAGTTGAGTCGGAGATTGAAGGTTAATGCCTCGTACAACTTACCCATGGTACGGACACCGCCTAATTTTGCCAACTCAATAGCTGATAAACCTATTTATGTCAATCGAGTATGGAATGACTCTGTGCACTATATCATAACTTTCCCACGAAAATATGTGTCTTTAGGCTCGGAGCATGTCGTTAACGTTAAGTTAGTGCCACTCGTCAAAGATGTCATTGTTAAACGTATCAAATTCAATGTACTAGAAAGGATTACATATGTATCCAAAAACTTGGCTAAAGAATATGACTATGATAGTGAAGATCCTTACTGCTTACACCCTGCAAGAGAGAACAAGGTAAGAGAAAGAGTGGTTGCTTTGTGTGAATTGAAAACTAAGAGCAAACAATCTACAAACACTTTTTGCGACCCttataaagaagaagtgatTAAATGCCCAGAAAAcaatttgcttttttcATGCTATGAACCAGAAAATGATATTGGAACTGGTAccggaaatggaaaagtaaaaggaGCAGAAACAAAGTCCTCTTTacgtaaaaaaaataacaaggatgaaaagaaaacaatggTTGCATCGCCTTTGGACATCAATATAGCGTTGCCTTTTTTGACGACAAAGGCTGATAAATCAATGATGACGGGGTCTACTTCGAATGAGTCCTATGAGCGTGGCAGATCCGCTTCTTCGGCAGCATCATCAACTCCAGGATCTCGTAAAGCCTCCATAGTCCAAGAAAATATTCCGGATGGCGGTTTTTTCAACCCTTCTTCGCCAGTTATTGGGGCACTTGAGACCAATTTAACTAATGTAGATGAGATTGGTCCGCATGAGTTGACGGGTCCCaactcatcatcatttctTACTGATGAATTAGCATTGAAACATTCACCTCCAGAAAATATCAAGAATGGATATACTTTGAAATCAAGAGCATTATACCCGGACTCCAATTACAGACACATACAGATCAACCACAGATTACAAGTGTGCTTTAGAATTTCAAAACCGGATCCAAAAGATGATTACAAGATGCATCATTatgaagttgttgttgatacccctTTGATCTTGCTTAGTTCGAAATGTAATGAAGGCTCAATACAACTACCCAAATACGATGAACTTGATATTAGCACACCTAGACATATCAGTGTTGGTGATGCCAGTAATCAATACCAGAATACCATCACCAGTACAATCGTTAGtaacaaaaagaattcCAACAATAATGGTATTATATTCAATACTCCGAGTTATAGTAATAATGGTGTAACTATAAAGCAGTGGGATCAAGGTAGTGTTTACGACAACGGTGACCAATTGCCATCATTTGAAGAAGCCACATCTacaccatcatcaccattaaCGAGAACGTTATCTATTGCTGAGGACCCCTTGAGTCGTGTTCCTTCCATACAATTGATTACACCAAACGAGCCTGCACCGGCGTATGAAAGACAACCATTTGGTGGGCAACAACAGTCACTAAGCGATGCTGGTTCGacaattgatgaaattaTCAACATTAATTCAACAACTTTTCCCTCATTACAACCAACACAAAGAAGACAATCGAGTATCAAGGACAGCCTTTCGAATTCGTTTTTGCATAAGTCATCGCCATCATCCTTGCCACTTAACAGTAACTTAATATCTCCTCTACAATCATCACAATCGCCCGATCCGCTTTCGCGCCCTTCTGCTCCGCATACAATaccttcttcgtcttctgATGAAGTTAGTATACAACTGGACAACTTATCGTCATCGTCGATTAATCATACTGCTACTGAGACTCCGGCATCATCTTCAGTCATTCCAGATGCTGTAAGTGTCTCAGGTTCAAGCTGTGCCATCGAAAGTATCTCCGATAATGAAGATAATGATGTAAGCAAGGTTGTACCTTCCGAAATAAATGCCgcagaagaacaagaacaagaacaagagcaagagcaagaacaagaacaagaacaagagcaagagcaagagcaagagcaagaacaagaacaagaacaaggaCAAGGGCAAGAACAAGAGTCAGCCAACACACGTATCTCTTTTAACAATAAGGCGTTGTCTTCCAGAAGAAGTGAAACGTCCAACACGTTGATATCTGCACTGGCACCCGATGATCCCAACGCTACGGATGTGTATGAAATCAACGAATCTTCTGATggtgacgatgatgatgttgatgatgatggtgatgatgatggtgatgatgatgcttATGATCATGAAAATGATGCTACTCTTGAAGACGACGATGCATTGGGCAATCTAGTAACTCAAGAAGCCTCATTTAGTCAAAGGTTGCCTTTACTCAAACAGATGAGTACCGACACTATTCGAACACAAAATACATCCGCCACAAGATTTGCAACTACATTAAATGATATACCTCATAATGAATCAAGTGATGATGTTTCGTTATATCACAATGGGATACAGGGAATTCGACATTTGAACATTTAG
- the SFH5 gene encoding Non-classical phosphatidylinositol transfer protein (PITP) has translation MPEVDEGIQNLSIEKADAGATATATTAEKHNQASNSTSKTGLDKSVESQTANSAGSSPTSATSSSNNPQYYVKSTIKSTKLNDEQAQKLTKLISSVPDILKQTKNPAYDEIFGYRINSDDLEYVDIPKRNEILLKFLAADNYDLDLATKRLIATFNWRNEFQPLHAAFDEKFHQELNELGVITQFASGNDNLHVITWNLYGNLKSPKKIFQKFGEGADDGQREGLAKSSSNSNSSSSSSSSSGNNRGKNLPGSQFLRWRIGLMEKALQLVDFTDSKNHKIAQIHDYNNVSMFRIDPGMKAATKEIIEIFGQNYPELLSTKYFINVPLIMGWVFTFFKTIGVISAETLKKFQVLNHGDLKETLPKQELPESYGGVKSAKGDPKRSLFDLDVSESIKLTKYGQVVLQRLGDEEIAHNNDEVE, from the coding sequence ATGCCTGAGGTAGACGAGGGAATCCAGAATCTATCAATTGAGAAAGCTGATGCAggtgcaactgcaactgcaactacGGCCGAAAAACACAATCAGGCTCTGAACTCAACTCTGAAGACAGGCCTAGATAAGAGCGTGGAGTCTCAAACAGCTAATTCCGCTGGATCCAGCCCAACAAGCGccaccagcagcagcaacaacccCCAATACTATGTAAAGTCTACCATCAAGTCAACCAAATTGAATGATGAACAGGCTCAGAAACTTACCAAACTTATCTCGTCTGTTCCTGATATTTTAAAGCAGACAAAAAATCCAGCATATGATGAAATATTTGGATATAGGATCAATTCTGATGATTTGGAGTATGTTGATATCCCCAAGCGTAATGAGATTTTGTTAAAGTTTCTTGCGGCAGATAACTATGACTTGGACTTGGCAACAAAGAGATTGATTGCTACGTTTAATTGGAGAAATGAATTTCAGCCATTACATGCTGCATTTGACGAAAAGTTTCACCAGGAATTGAATGAGTTGGGTGTTATCACCCAGTTTGCTTCGGGTAATGATAATCTCCATGTTATTACATGGAATCTTTATGGTAATTTAAAAAGCCCCAAAAagatttttcaaaaatttggCGAGGGTGCAGACGATGGACAGAGAGAGGGACTAGCTaaaagcagcagcaacagcaacagcagcagcagcagcagcagcagtagtgGTAACAATAGAGGCAAGAATCTTCCAGGGAGTCAGTTTTTACGTTGGAGAATTGGGTTGATGGAGAAGGCTTTGCAGCTTGTTGACTTTACAGATTCCAAGAACCACAAGATTGCGCAGATTCATGATTATAACAATGTTTCGATGTTTAGAATTGATCCTGGGATGAAAGCTGCGACTAAGGAGATTATTGAGATTTTTGGACAAAATTATCCCGAGTTGTTGAGTACCAAGTACTTTATTAATGTTCCCTTGATCATGGGTTGGGtgtttacttttttcaaGACTATTGGAGTGATTAGTGCCGAGACGCTAAAGAAGTTTCAAGTATTGAATCACGGGGATTTAAAGGAAACGTTGCCAAAACAGGAGTTACCTGAGAGTTATGGTGGAGTTAAGAGTGCAAAGGGGGATCCAAAAAGAAGTTTATTTGATTTGGATGTGAGTGAAAGCATCAAGTTGACAAAATACGGCCAAGTTGTGTTGCAAAGACTTGGCGATGAAGAGATTGCACATAATAATGACGAAGTAGAgtaa